TGCCTTTGCAATATGCTGCCCAAAGTGTTGTTGATTAAATCGGTCAACAATTACATGAGCAATATAACAAAGTATGTAAGTGGGGGTCAATGATTTAAGCATTCTAAACAACAGACGCCGATTAGCAATTTTCAAGTATGGTAGTATAATTGCAAGCAAACGAATGTTCCTTACTTGCAACGGAGGTTCTAGTATCCCTATGACGACAGAACACGAACATACGCTGAATGTCTGGACTGCCGAACTGCTGCGGGACATGCACGGACTTGACGCCAAGCAGGAGCGGAAGCAGGCAGACCGCAAGCGCATCGACATAGAAATTCGTATCGGCCCCGTCAAGATTGCATTTGAAGCCGAGCAGGGACAGACAACTACCAAAAAGCGCGAAGCTATCAGCGACGCCGACAAGCGGCTCAAGCAGAAAAACGCCGACTGCGCCATCGCCGTCTGCTACCCCGACGGGATCTCCGAGAAGCAACAGATACCTGACAGTCGAATGCTCTGGACCATCCGCGCGCCCGGAAGCCAGATTCCATATAACGATGTAAAGTGGACGGAAGCCAATCTTGGCGAACTGGCGTCGGTCATACAGTTCGCGCCGATGCAGCTTGGCAACCCCGATTTGGCGGCGGCGGGCTTGTCCGCAAGCCTTGACAGGGCGGTTGGGCGGCTGAGCGACACCCAGATGCGTATGCTTGCTGAGGCACTTGACCTACCCGGCTGGGTGCGGAGTAGTGGGAAAATCAAGGCGAGCAACGCACCCAATGCGCGATATGACAGAGCCGCAAAGCGCGCGCTTCTGGTTGTAGCCACCGCCGTGATGTTCCACTCCCGTCTGGACGCCTACCGCGCCGAACTCAAGCCAAAGTACGACAACCGACAACCGGAGCGGACGCCTTTCAATGGCGAATGGCCTCCCACCATGGCGCAGCACTGCGTCAAGCACGCGGACCCGATTGGCGCTTTCTACGACGCATGGGAACTCTGGCTTGCCGTGGACTACAAGCCCATATTCTCAACCGCGCAGACCGCGCTCAACGGCTGTCCGCATGACTCCGCTTTCACCGCCGCGATACGCGAAGTTAGCGAAGCGGCGCTAGCTCTTACCCGCGACATCGCCGGCTTGCGCCACGACCTGCTCGGTCGCATCTTCCACACCGTTCTCGATACCGCCCGCTACGACGGCTCTTTCTACACTACGACCGCCGCCGCGACCCTCTTGGCGTCTCTCGCCATCACAAACGACATGTGCGACTGGAACGACATCGACGCCATATCCAAGCTGCGTATCACCGACCCCGCCTGCGGCACGGGAACGCTGCTGATGGCGGCTGCCGAGCGCATCCATGAACTCGCGCCTGCCGCGAGAGACGACGCCGAATTGGGGCAGGCGTTAATCGAGAATGTTCTTGCGGGCTACGATGTCAACCTCACCGCAACGCACATGGCGGCAACCACGCTGGGCTTGCTCTCGCCCACCACGCGCTTTCAAAACATGAAAATCGGACGCGCATTCCTAGGCGTGGACGACGCGGGCAAAGCGCACCTCGGTTCGCTGGAGTTCCTTGATGCGCAACCGATGATGATGCCCTGGCCCGGCATGGCGCAATCCGTATCGCAGGTTGACGACGGCAGTGAAATGGCGCAGCCTGATCCGTCCGACATTGTGATAATGAACCCGCCCTTCACCCGCGACAGCCTACGACATGACCAGTTTAGCAGTGCTGACGAAGCGAAGCTTAAGGCGCGCGAAAAGAGATTGTTCGCCAACAAACCTGTTCATCTTTCCAGCAACGGCAACGCTTTCGTCATTCTAGCGGACTTCATGCGAAAGCGCGAAAATGGAACTATAGCGTCAATCCTACCACTGGTTACCGCTACAAATGCGTCATCTCTGGACATACGCAAGTTCTTGGGTAGGGACTACCACATAGACACACTGGTCGTATCGCACGACCCACAACGCATTTACTTCTCGGAAAACACCAGCATCGGCGAGATACTGTTGGTGTGCCGACTGCGGGAAGATGCCACCAAGCAAAAGCCGCCAACTCGCGTTGTAAATCTCGCAGTCAATCCCTCTACGCCCGCCGAAGCTATCGCGGTTGCGCGGGCAATTGAGGGTGGTATGCTGCAAAGTTCCGGCGCTGGCACTGTGCAGTATGCATC
Above is a genomic segment from Chloroflexota bacterium containing:
- a CDS encoding SAM-dependent DNA methyltransferase, coding for MTTEHEHTLNVWTAELLRDMHGLDAKQERKQADRKRIDIEIRIGPVKIAFEAEQGQTTTKKREAISDADKRLKQKNADCAIAVCYPDGISEKQQIPDSRMLWTIRAPGSQIPYNDVKWTEANLGELASVIQFAPMQLGNPDLAAAGLSASLDRAVGRLSDTQMRMLAEALDLPGWVRSSGKIKASNAPNARYDRAAKRALLVVATAVMFHSRLDAYRAELKPKYDNRQPERTPFNGEWPPTMAQHCVKHADPIGAFYDAWELWLAVDYKPIFSTAQTALNGCPHDSAFTAAIREVSEAALALTRDIAGLRHDLLGRIFHTVLDTARYDGSFYTTTAAATLLASLAITNDMCDWNDIDAISKLRITDPACGTGTLLMAAAERIHELAPAARDDAELGQALIENVLAGYDVNLTATHMAATTLGLLSPTTRFQNMKIGRAFLGVDDAGKAHLGSLEFLDAQPMMMPWPGMAQSVSQVDDGSEMAQPDPSDIVIMNPPFTRDSLRHDQFSSADEAKLKAREKRLFANKPVHLSSNGNAFVILADFMRKRENGTIASILPLVTATNASSLDIRKFLGRDYHIDTLVVSHDPQRIYFSENTSIGEILLVCRLREDATKQKPPTRVVNLAVNPSTPAEAIAVARAIEGGMLQSSGAGTVQYASAQEIADGNWGAVQFLSEYLVKNFAALRRSEVFDSIPLSKVAEIGPDGRGLRGAFSRSKMPSADGMVALWDHNTDATQSMSAQFDTHAVAKRGKEKQARNLWKKRGRMLLPTRIFLPTVRVMSVRLESPALGSAWVPCKSTADDVSKQDQIERALCTYLNSSVGILAVLGDRSNRKPTYPNLSMDDLRKIVVPDFTTLDDDALETLVSAYDAHAHKTLLPLPQMNACDTRRALDAAVCAALGIDAEDIATIRRNLAAEPSVTGRRYGQ